A genome region from Oceanispirochaeta sp. M1 includes the following:
- a CDS encoding long-chain fatty acid--CoA ligase → MYKSILEIPFETARKFPDRISHQYMTRDGEKTLTFREFERYIRVLTAGFAEAGIGRKDHVGFFMNNRYEWISTDMAIMALGAITVPRGSDTTPKELHFIYGHSDSTYLIIENMKQLNDILPVFSDEDWKSCKKIFILDRPKEDTLPDNIKDKTFFYDHILEEGEKRLAKEPDQIETLIKEIKKEDLLTIVYTSGTTGNPKGVMLTHKNFLQNVVANTPRLEIDSSRQERTVVMLPSWHVYERAFEYCAMDSALTIVYSSAGRFSADLLRIKPEILISVPRVWESIYQKLIRVISKMPAFKRNLIFFFIKLNQSYLTSGFYMKGCYISLKKRSALRRGITWFIHMLRWIFLIPGHLLANVLFKPFREKVGGRLRGATSAAGSLPKYLDELFNAIGITIVNAYGMTECAPGILSRTFPRNTFGTTGIPFDNTEVQIRRDDGTETEIGEKGIIFVRGPQVMLGYYKNPEATEAVLDSEGWMNTGDIAVRSENGEVIIAGRAKDTIVLMSGENVEPEPIEDKMKESLYIDHAVVIGQDQKQLSAIVAVNEEELMKLASELKLKDFDIQMSGKDSIEHDHIYEVIMKEVNQLISREQGFKPFEFITKILPVKNDFSIGKELTQTLKVKRKFIEEKYKNMISRLMDETDKMRKKDKK, encoded by the coding sequence ATGTATAAGTCCATTCTGGAAATACCTTTTGAAACAGCAAGGAAATTTCCCGATAGAATTTCTCATCAGTATATGACCCGTGATGGAGAGAAAACTCTTACTTTCAGAGAATTTGAACGCTATATAAGAGTACTCACTGCCGGTTTTGCCGAAGCCGGAATAGGGCGGAAAGATCATGTAGGATTCTTCATGAATAACCGATACGAATGGATTTCAACAGATATGGCCATCATGGCTCTGGGTGCAATCACTGTCCCCCGTGGTTCTGATACGACTCCCAAAGAACTCCATTTCATCTATGGGCATTCAGATTCAACATACCTGATTATTGAGAACATGAAACAACTCAATGATATTCTTCCCGTTTTCAGTGATGAAGACTGGAAAAGCTGTAAAAAAATATTCATTCTTGATCGGCCAAAGGAAGACACTCTTCCTGATAATATCAAAGACAAAACCTTCTTCTATGATCATATCCTTGAAGAGGGAGAAAAAAGACTGGCAAAAGAGCCGGATCAGATAGAAACCCTGATAAAAGAGATTAAGAAAGAAGATCTTCTGACCATAGTCTATACCTCAGGAACGACAGGAAATCCCAAGGGTGTAATGCTCACTCATAAAAACTTCCTGCAGAATGTAGTTGCCAATACTCCCCGACTTGAAATCGATTCATCAAGACAGGAGAGAACTGTTGTTATGCTCCCCTCCTGGCATGTTTATGAAAGAGCCTTTGAGTATTGTGCCATGGATTCGGCTCTGACCATTGTATATTCTTCCGCCGGGCGTTTTTCAGCGGATCTGCTCAGAATCAAACCGGAAATACTGATATCCGTACCACGGGTCTGGGAATCAATCTATCAGAAGCTGATCAGAGTTATCAGCAAGATGCCGGCCTTCAAACGCAACCTGATTTTCTTCTTTATTAAACTTAATCAAAGCTATTTAACATCAGGATTTTATATGAAGGGTTGTTACATCTCCCTGAAAAAACGTTCTGCCCTGCGCCGCGGGATTACCTGGTTCATACACATGCTGCGCTGGATATTCCTGATTCCGGGACACCTGCTGGCCAATGTCCTTTTTAAACCCTTCAGAGAAAAGGTCGGAGGACGCCTGAGAGGAGCCACATCAGCTGCCGGTTCTCTCCCTAAATATCTTGACGAACTGTTCAATGCCATAGGGATCACCATCGTCAACGCTTACGGAATGACCGAATGTGCACCGGGTATACTCTCCCGGACCTTCCCGCGGAATACCTTCGGTACCACGGGTATTCCATTTGATAATACGGAAGTTCAGATCAGAAGGGATGACGGAACTGAAACAGAAATTGGTGAAAAGGGAATTATCTTTGTTCGGGGTCCTCAGGTTATGCTGGGTTACTACAAGAATCCGGAGGCCACTGAAGCAGTTCTTGATTCTGAAGGGTGGATGAATACCGGAGACATAGCTGTCCGCTCTGAAAATGGAGAGGTTATCATAGCCGGAAGAGCCAAAGACACCATAGTCCTGATGAGTGGAGAGAATGTTGAACCCGAACCTATCGAAGACAAAATGAAAGAGAGTCTGTATATCGATCATGCCGTAGTTATAGGGCAGGACCAGAAACAGCTTTCTGCCATTGTAGCGGTCAATGAAGAGGAGCTGATGAAACTGGCCTCCGAACTGAAGCTTAAAGATTTTGATATTCAGATGTCAGGAAAAGATTCTATTGAGCACGATCATATATACGAAGTGATTATGAAGGAAGTGAATCAGCTTATCTCAAGGGAACAGGGATTCAAACCATTTGAGTTTATTACCAAGATCCTGCCTGTGAAGAATGATTTCTCAATCGGAAAGGAGTTAACTCAGACTCTCAAGGTCAAGCGAAAATTTATTGAAGAGAAATACAAGAACATGATAAGCCGCCTGATGGATGAAACAGACAAAATGAGGAAAAAAGACAAGAAGTGA
- a CDS encoding MATE family efflux transporter, with the protein MTKTFDLGKDPVGKIFTGYAIPGVLGMMAMSAAGIIDGIFIGRYVGTSALAAVNLINPIASLAIGLSIMIGVGGATTAAAELGAGNVKGARNSYTVTILLITVLALIITVAGLIFIDPIVRMLGAEGALAADVKEYLGSIILFFLFFMLSFLLDSFIRSDGSPVFSVAILLGSSVLNIIMDYFFVARFGWGLRGAAFATGFSQLIAVVFLWAYMISGKTRYKLVHPRFEIRRLGKMLFNGSSELINELSLGISTLVFNYILLSRLGSIGVAAYSVVGYGAMLAKMIFGGVAQAVQPGISYNLGAGNLKRIKAFLKLGLGVNLVTGVLAFVAMLVLRRPLAVLFAGNQTEVVELTVKIALLYSFSLLVTGSNFVLSMFFTAVHRAADSAVIAFSRSLLFFLLGLFVLPMFFGDNGLWLTTVFAESLTLITALLLVKFRPLNEDQVNRLRSSLQKAS; encoded by the coding sequence ATGACTAAGACATTTGATCTGGGGAAAGACCCCGTAGGAAAGATATTTACCGGATATGCCATCCCCGGTGTATTGGGAATGATGGCCATGTCAGCGGCCGGAATTATAGATGGAATCTTTATCGGCCGATATGTGGGTACTAGCGCATTGGCAGCTGTGAATCTGATCAATCCCATTGCCTCCCTTGCTATCGGTCTCAGTATAATGATCGGTGTGGGAGGTGCCACAACTGCGGCGGCTGAGCTGGGAGCCGGAAATGTAAAAGGGGCCAGAAACAGTTATACAGTTACTATACTGCTGATTACGGTCCTTGCTCTGATTATTACTGTTGCGGGTCTTATTTTTATCGACCCTATTGTCCGTATGCTGGGGGCAGAGGGTGCACTTGCTGCTGATGTGAAAGAGTACCTGGGATCTATTATCCTGTTCTTTCTCTTCTTTATGCTCAGCTTTCTGCTGGACTCCTTTATTCGCAGCGACGGTTCGCCTGTCTTCTCAGTTGCTATACTTCTGGGCTCGTCTGTTCTGAATATTATTATGGACTATTTTTTTGTCGCCCGTTTCGGCTGGGGACTGAGAGGTGCCGCCTTTGCTACGGGATTCAGCCAGCTGATAGCCGTGGTATTCCTCTGGGCTTATATGATTTCAGGAAAGACAAGGTATAAGCTGGTGCACCCCCGCTTTGAAATAAGACGTCTGGGAAAGATGCTGTTTAACGGTTCATCCGAGCTGATCAATGAACTCTCTCTGGGGATTTCCACCCTTGTCTTCAACTATATCCTATTAAGCCGTCTGGGGAGTATCGGAGTCGCAGCCTATAGTGTTGTGGGCTATGGAGCCATGCTGGCCAAGATGATCTTCGGAGGTGTTGCACAGGCCGTACAGCCGGGGATCAGCTATAATCTGGGGGCTGGAAATCTGAAACGGATTAAAGCCTTTCTGAAGCTTGGGCTGGGAGTCAATCTGGTTACAGGTGTGCTTGCCTTTGTTGCCATGCTGGTACTGCGCAGGCCTCTGGCTGTTCTTTTTGCCGGAAATCAGACAGAGGTTGTAGAGCTCACCGTAAAGATTGCTCTGTTATACAGCTTTTCATTGCTTGTTACAGGATCTAACTTTGTACTTTCCATGTTCTTTACGGCAGTACATCGTGCGGCGGATTCTGCAGTAATTGCGTTCTCCAGGAGCCTTCTGTTTTTTCTATTGGGGCTTTTTGTTCTACCTATGTTTTTCGGGGATAACGGACTCTGGCTGACTACTGTTTTTGCTGAATCGCTTACCCTGATAACAGCTCTGCTGCTTGTTAAGTTCAGACCCCTTAATGAAGATCAGGTCAACCGTCTCAGGTCCTCTCTTCAGAAAGCTTCATAA